From the Thomasclavelia ramosa DSM 1402 genome, the window TTAATATTACCATTACTATCTACAATTAGCAGCTTCAACGTTTCAGCAGTTTGAATATACGAAGACAGGACCCGATCTAGCTGACTAACTTGAGCCTCTGTAAAATAATGAATTTTCTCTTTGGCTGCTGCTACCTTATCATTAATGACACCGTACAAGATAAAAAATGATAGAATGCTCATTATCATAAATATTAAAATTGCAGCAATAAATGGCTTATGTTTCTTTATCATCACTCTACCCCCTATCATAACTATAGAACATAATTATATCACTATTTGCAACACTCCTCAATTTAAGTAATTTTAATAAAAAAACAACTATTACAAAAATAGCTGCTTTTCACTTATATTATACTTAATAATTTTGATTTTCTTTGATCATTTCAGCAAAGATTTCTTCTGATAAATGTTTTTTAGCAAACGGATAAACTACTGTATCCTCTTTTTCAATATGCCTTCTTAGTAACATACAATAAGCATGTCCATTTGAAATTATTGTTAGTTTATCAATTAACAAATGATTGCGATGATAACGTTGAAGTGCTTCATCCCACTGTTTAACATACAATCTTGCAAGATCATGTTCAACAATCATACCATGTCGAACCAAATTTTCAGCAACTTTACCTAAATACTCTATCATATATCTAAATAAAATCTTTTCTTCACGCTGATGATGTTCTTTATCAGCAAACTCTCTAATAAATAAAATATCTCTTTTCATTTGTTCATAATCAAAAATATTTGCTTCCATAAATTCTATTAAACGTTGCTCTAATTCATTAACAAATGCTAATATTTTTTGATGATCAGCTTCTAAATCTTTAATTATATTGTTTGTCATTTTATTCCTCCATCTTTAACATATAAGTATTATAATTAAGTCTTGAAAATACTATATGGCTATCTGAAAGTACCCCATCAAGCCAAGCTTTGCGATATTTTTGAAATATTTCAAAATCTAAATATTGATGAACCATTTCATTATATTCATAAATAATTTGATTTTCCTCTTGGCTCATTATTTTAATACCTTTATCACAAGGCATTCCATCGATAAGGTAATTATTAATTACTTTGAATAATTCTATGCAGTTATGATAGTTCTCATTGATTGAAATTTCTTTGCCAGCCTCGAACAACACTTCCCTAACTTCCTCAAAATCACTTTTTTCTATATGTTCAACAATAAATGCAAATCGTTTTTCTACTATCATCAATTCCATAGAAAGCCATTGATGAATTGCTTGATGATCAATAATTTCCTCTAGACTTCCATCTTGAATTGTGCCACATTCCTGAGCAACAATCTCATTAAGCTGGGGACAAATTCTTTTAAGAATCTTTTGATTTAATTGTTCTTGATATTGAATTTTTCTATATAACCAATAATGTACTGGCCCTAAAAACGCACTCATTAAATTCCTCCTACTGATTTAATTGTTTTAAAATTTCTTCAACATCTAAACCATGGACTAGACAAGCATCAGCTAAAGTTTCAGATTGCGATGCCGGACAACCAAGACACCCCATTCCACTATCGCTTAAAATTTGTGCTGCTTGTGGATCCATACCAATAATACTTCCAACTAGCATATCGCGATGAAACTTATCTTCTTTTTTTGTCTGAGGAAAAAATAAATTTAAATCTTCTTGAACACTTTGAATACCAGAAATTTGAAAATTATCTACAAGAAAATCAACAATATTAGGTGATAAAAAGGCTGGTAAAGTTGGTCCTAAATGAATATTTTTAACTCCTAATGATAACAATGCCAATAAAACAATTACAGCCTTTTGTTCATACCAGGCAATATTATAAATAACCGGTAACTCATTAATATCTTCTAATGCAAATACCTCTTTAAGTTTTAAAGCAATCATCGCTAGTGAATAAGAATCATTACATTGACCAGCATCTAATACTCGAGGAATACCATTGATTGTTCCTAAATCTAGTTTATTATAACGATATTTAGCACAACCAGCTGTTAAGATAACACTATCTGTCGGTAAGCTTTGAGCAAAATCAGTATAATATTGACGGGTTGGATGACGCCCATCACATCCCGCCATTACAACAAACTTTTTAATATCCCCATTTTTAACAGCTGTTACGATTTGGTCAGCCAACGCAAGTACTTGATGATGAGCAAAACCACCAACAATCTTACCAGTTTCAATTTGAGTAGGAGCTAAGCATTTTTTAGCATGCTCAATGATTTGTGAAAAATCCTTATAGCCGTGTTCATCTTTATCAATATGAACACATCCCTCAAAACCAACTGCTCCAGTTGTATAAACCCGTTCTTGATAACTAGCAAGTGGCGGTACTAAACAATTTGTTGTTAATAAGACCGGTCCATTAAAAGCCTTAAACTCTTCTCTTTGTTTCCACCAGGCATTACCATAGTTTCCAACAAAATTTGGATATTTTTTAAAAAATGGATAATAATGAGCAGGTAACATCTCACTATGAGTATAAACATCTATTCCCGTATCTTTAGTCTGTTCTAATAGCATTTCTAAATCTTTAAGATCATGACCAGAAACTAAAATTCCCGGGTTATTTCGAACTCCAATATTAACTTCTGTTATTTCTGGATTTCCATAAGTGCTAGTATTAGCTTGATCTAATAATTCCATTACCTGAACACCATATTTTCCAGTTTCCATCGTTAATGCTACATAATCATTTAAAGACATCGTTGAAGTTTCAATCTTAACCAAAGTAGTTTCAATAAAACGATCAATCTCATCTTTTCGAAACCCTAATGCATGAGCATGTTTATTATATGCTGCCATTCCTTTTAAACCATAAGTAATCAGCTGTTTTAAACTTCTAATATCTTCATCTGCTGTTTCTAAAACTCCAACCATCTGCATTCTTTTCTCAATTGCTTCTATCTCCATCTCCATCCAAAGAGCTCTGTTTGAAAGTACAGCTTGATCATCTAACTGTAAAAGCAGCTCTTTTTTTAAAGTAAGTGTTTTTCTAACAGCTTCAATAATCATTTGATCATCAAAGTTGGCATTAGTAATTGTAATAAATAGATTTTCACTCACTTGATCATCATATACATTATTGATTTCTTTACCTTTACAACGTACCTCATTAATTACCTCAGCTAAGCCTTTCGTAACATCAATTAATAAATCTTGCAGCCCTGCTGTTTCTGGGGTCTTTCCACAAACACCAACTTGACTACATCCCTGATTTCCTACTGTCTCTTGACACTGATAACAAAACATTTTATTTTCCATCATAATTTCTCCTTTATAATCTCTATATTTTTAATAATCACATTAATCGAGAGTATTAATCTTGACTCCACAGCCATACTATAATAAAGTATTTATAACATTTATGTTGTTTTTACAACAAAAGGAGCAAATTATGAAAAAATTACAAATTTTAAAACAATGTTCATTATTTAAAGGAATTGATCCTGCTGAAATTGAAAAACTATTAAACTGCTTGAAAAGCCATGAAAAAACATATCAAAAAAACGAAACAATTATCAGACAAGGTGATATTATTCATGAAATTGGATTAGTTCTTGACGGTCAAGCACATATTTATCATATTGATTTTTGGGGTAATAAAACAATTATTAGCGAAATTAAAGCCAGTGAATTCTTTTTAGAATCTTATGCCTGTGCCTTACAACAAGAAATTGATTTAAATGTCGTAGCTACAGAAATAACAACAATTCTTTTCTTAGATATCTCCCATCTTATTAGATCATGCCAACACTCATGTTCTTTTCATCATAAAATAATTCAAAATCTCCTTTCAATCGTCTCAAACAAAAATGTCCTTTTAACTCAAAAAATTCATCACTTAACTAGACGAACAACTCAAGAAAAAATTCTTTCTTATTTAAATTCGCAAGCACTAAAAAATAATTCTTTAACTTTTGAAATTCCTTTTAATCGTCAACAACTAGCTGACTACTTAGCAGTAGAGAGAAGTGCTTTATCTAGTGAATTAAGTAAACTACAGAAAAATGGTATTATTGCTTATAAAAAGAATACATTTCAACTAAAAAAATCATGAAAATATATAAATTCATGATTTTTATCATCTTCCCTCTTTAATCTTGTAATATTTCCAGATTTAATAATATCAATATTTTTAGCAATCTTCTTTTCTAGAATAGTCATTTTAATCCTCCTTTAAATTTCCAAACTATTCCCGTCATTCCAATGCATCGTTTCATCAAAATTCCCCTTTTGATTATAAAGATAATATCTCTAACTGTCTTTTTTTACTAAAGCTCGACAATACCAACTCATAAGCCTCATCTAACATATCCTTTAGTAATTGATCGCTAATCGAACCATTTACTTTTATTGAATTCCAATGTTTTTTATTCATATAGTAACCAGGAATTATATCTTCATGCTGTTCTTGAAGATCCATTCCGTTTTCTGGTCTTAATTTTAAAGTTATATAATATGGATTATCTTGTTCATCTAGACAAACTGCCACACACATCTTACCGTCAATAACATATCTAATCCAATTCCATTCTGTTTGAAGATTTTTAGAAATTCCCGCCTTCGCTAATAAATAACTGTCTATCCATTCATATTTCACCTTTTAATCTCCTTTGACCCCTGTTTAACCAATTAATGCACTAAACAAAATATACATTAAAGTTCCAAACATAAAAATACTCCCTAAAACAACCAAATAAAGCTTTTTATTCATTGCTAGATAGGCAATATATTCTCTTAATACAGCATTGGCTAAATAATAGAAAGCAGTCTTACCACCTAATCCGCTCATTATCAGACCAACTTGGCGGGCATAAATACCTGCCCTCATTAAATGATAACTACTGCTGGCATAAGCGCATTTATAGTTTTCACCATGGCTTTTTTCTTCCATGACCGCTTTAGAAAACTGCATGTTTTCAAGAGTGTTTTTAGACTTTTCTTCCGTTATAATTAATTCTTCACTATAACCCTGTTCAATCGCATACTCTTTCATTGCTAGAGCTTCGGCTCTCGTTTCATCACTTCCTTGTCCTCCGGACATCAACAAATAAGGTGCAAATCCTTTTTTCTTTTCTTGCTTTTTAGCAAACTTTAAAGCCGCTTGTATACGCTTTGCTAATAAAGGAGAAACATTTCCATTAATTAGTCCACTTCCTAAAACAATGATATAATTTAAATTTTTTCTAGGATGAAAAAGATTTGTTAATATCAAAGTTTCTATAAATAAGAAAATATGAAAAGTAAGAAATAAGATCATTACGATCAGGCCACTCCACAATGCCATAATTGGTAATGGTGGATTAATCCTACCTAAAAATGATGATAGTGTAATCAGTAAAATTATCCCTACCGCTACCAACAAAGTCAAAATATGCGAAAGACTGAACCTCTCTTTTCGAAGAATGATAACACTATTTATTAATAAGAATGCAATTAAGATATAGACTCCAAATAATAAAACAAACAAGGCAAATAAAAAAATTACACCAACTAATAAATATACTAATCTATTTGAATAATTAATTCCTAACATTACTAAAAAACTAGCAAAGGTACTTAAAAACATGAAAAATAAAAAGCCAGCTAGTAAGTTTATATTTTGCTTTCTTTTTATCCTCCAAAATGCGCCTAACCATAAAAGTGTTAGAATAACCAAGATCAATATATAGGGCATCATTTTACCACCGGCTTTCTTTCAACTCTATTATAGACTAATAACGCCGATATACCAAATAATACACTTTTTCAAAACTAAATACACCGTGATAGTTTCTATATTATTCATTATTCAGGATTAAACGTATAACACTAAAAAGTACAAATTCCTTTGTACTTTTCTCTGCTTAAAAATGTGTTTCATCAATATCAAGATTGTCTAATGCTTGATTAATAGCCGCCATCTCCTGTTCAGTCAACTCAACTTCCATTGCTCCTAAATTTTCTTCCAAACGATGTATTTTGGTTGTTCCTGGAATAGGAACAATCCAATCTTTTTGATTAATCTCCCAAGCTAGAACAATTTGTGCGCTAGTAGCATTTTTACGTTCAGCAATTTCTTGCACTAAATCTAATAAGGCCTGATTACGTTTCATTACTTCAGGATTAAAACGTCCCATATTATTTCTAAAATCACCTTCAGCATACTTTGTTGCTAGCGTATATTTACCTGATAAAAATCCGTTTCCTAGTGGAGAATAAGCAACAAATCCTACATTTAACTCCTCACAAACTTTAAACACTTCCTTTTCAGGCTGTCTAAAGACCATTGAATACTGATTTTCAATACAAGTTACTGGACATACCGCATGTGCTCTTTTTAAATAATCTAATGGTGCATTTGATAAACCCCAATGTTTTATTTTTCCTTTAGCTATTAACTCTTTCATCACGCTAGCCACTATTTCTGGTTCTACTTCAGGATCAACTCGATGTTGATAATATAGATCAATATAATCAACGCCTAGTCGTTTTAACGATCCCTCTAATTGTTCTCTAATCGAATCCGGCTTACTATTTAAAATATTTTGTGGTTTACCATCAACGATTTCTTGTCCATAAATACCAAATTTTGTAGCAATAATTACTTCATCTCGAGGGAAAATCTCCAATGCTTTACCTAATAAAACTTCATTTGCTTCACCATATACAACAGCTGTATCAAAAAAATTGCATCCTAAAGTAACCGCATGTCTAATTAATTTAATCATCTCTTCACGATCAGCAGGAGCCCCATAAGCATGATCCATTCCCATACATCCAAGCCCAATAGCAGATACTTCTAATCCTTGACCTAATATTCTCGTTTTTCTCATTTTTATCTTCTCCTATATTTATATTTCTTTTGCATCTTTATAATATATAATTATTTATAAACATAGAAGTCTCAATAAGTAGTATCGATATAACCTTAGGGTTATATCGATACTATATATCTAAAACTCTTTTTACTGCATTAACAAACTCAATAACTTGCCGTGAAGGCTCTAATGAAAACAATAAACCATAAGGCATATAATAATCCCATTCAACTGGAATAGTTTTAATTAAAGGATGAATATTTTTCCAGCTCTTGACACTCATAAGCAAACTTTTATTATTTTCGCATTCATTAAAAACAGAGATATCAAAAAACTCAAACTCTTTGATTATAATAGTAGGATCATTTTTAATTAAATCATCACGCATTTCATCAACATATTTATTCCAGCCTCTTTTAATCAGCATTAATTCACGTCCATGAATATCTTGCAAAGACAGCTTATCTTTGTTACTTAATTCATCATAAATAGATAAAGCAAGACAAATTGATTCTTTTTTTATTTCTAGAGAATCACAGCCCCGCTGTTTGAAATTATCCTTTTCAAATACACCAGCAACCAAATCAATATTATCGCCTAAATTAGCTAGTATTTCTCGAGCATTTTCCGGAGTATTTTCAAATGGAATTAGTTGAATTCTTAAATTAGGACATAATTCATGAATCCGCGGCCATAAATCGATAAGAAATTGACTTGGTGTTGTATTTGATGTTCCAATTCTTATTACCATTTCTTCTTTTTCCATCGCCTTGTGTGCTCGTACAATTGAATCCTTTGCATATTTAATTAAATATTTGGCATCCCTGTATAAAGATGCTCCTGCTGGTGTCAAAGATACCCCTTGATGAGTTCTTTTTAGAAGTTTTAAACCCAAATTTGTCTCTAGAATATTTATCTGTTTAATTACAGCACTAGGACTAATAAATAAGTCCTCAGCAGCTTTAGAGAAACTACCGCGATCAACAACCTTTATAAATGTTTCTAATTGAGGGTTATACATATTCTCACTTCCTTTATTCTATTTTAAATTATTTAAAGAATAGTTAAAATGTTTTTATAACCTATTTTTCTTATTCATCACATTTTTATTAGATATATATATTGTTATTCTCGTCCATGCCAGCAGTTAGCTAGTTTAAACATTGTTTCCATATCTAATATTCCTCCCGTTAATATCTTTCCCTTAAGTTCTGGGTTTTCCATCGCACTTGATAAAATAATTCTTTTTAAAGTTATTGTTGAGATATTCGGCATACTTGATTTTAATAACGCTGCTGCTCCTGCTACATGTGGGGCTGCCATTGAAGTTCCATTCAAGGGGCTATACTCACCAGCAAGGTCAAGACTGAGAATGTTTGTTCCAGGGGCTGCTATATCAACAGTTTTAAGACCATAATTTGAAAAACGGGCTAAAGTATCATAGGGATCGACCGCTGCTACAGAAATAATATTTTTACAATCATATGATGCTGGATACATTGGATCAACATCATTGTTAGTTCCATCATTTCCAGCCGAAGCAACAAATAAGCCATCATACTGATCAATGGCATCTTTTAAAGCTTGTGAATAAGCTCGTCCACCCCAACTGGCATTTAAAATAGAAATCTTATAATAATTTGCAAAATCTATTGCCGCAATTGCCGAAGCAACATCAAGACCAAATTTTAAAGCTGCTACTCTTACTTGCCAGCATACTCCAGTAATACCAATACGATTATTTCCAACTGCACCAATCGTCCCTGCAACATGACTACCATGACCATCTATATCCATTGAATCACTACTATTATCTGCAAAGTTCCAGCCATAAATTAATCTTCCATTCCACGTAGTCCACATATTTTCTCTTATGTCCGGATGATTTTGATCTATTCCTGTATCAATCACTCCAACACTGATACTACTATCACCAGTTGTATAATCCCATGCAAGTGGTGCATTGATTTTTTGAATTCCCCAAAGCTGATTGTATAAAGGATCATTTGAGATAATATGCATTTCTTCAATATAATCCGGTTCTGCATAAACAATATATGGACTTGATGATAATTTTGCAACTGCATTAGTAACTGCATGAGGATTTTTATCTTTTAAATAAATAAGAACTATATTAGTTCCCTCATTTAGACTTTCAGTATTCTTTGAATGGAAGATGATTTCTGCTTTTTCATAATCAATCCCATCTAAAACAAGATCAATATAATAGTCTAGTACATCTTTAGAAGTAATATTTATATTTAATGCTACAATTACTTTTCCAAGCTCATAATTATTATTCATTTTACTTCCTCCTTACCTATATACTTTATATTTTATGATACTATTTCCAATTCATTACTATATTTATTGCAGCGCTTTGTTGAAAATAAAACTGTATAGCAGGAATAAAGTGAATTTTGTTTGCTAAACTATGGTAATTAAAAAATTGACTCTTAACATGTGAAAGTGTCAATCCAAAACTTAATCAAATTATCTTTATATTTTTTATAATTTCATATATTTTCTCCTGTCGTTAATTTTTTCAACTAATTATACGTACTAAAAAAAATAAATTTCAATTCAACTTACCTTTTTTAATATTGAGAACTTGTGTACTAAATAAAACAATATCCTTATTACATCTTGCCTGATTGTTTATCTATTTTTTCTTCATGTGTAACGTAATAGTACACCTTTTATAAAATCAAAAAGTACTGATTTAATCATATTTTTATTATGTTTAATATATTTTTGAAGATTATTTATTTCTATTTTTACGGAAAATCTATGACTTTTATTTATGGGCGTATAAAGATTAGATGGAAAGTGTGTCAGTTGAAATATATAATAATTATTCTCAACAAGAATAGAATTACTCCCTATCCTATAAATTTTATTTGCCTTAGATATTCATTTTGGATATTCTTGTAGATAATTCATTAATATTTGCAAATATATTATCTATCACTCTACCAAATTCTTCATCACTCTTACCTGTTGGATCATCCAAATTCCAATCTTCCTTGTATCTGCAAGGAAGAAATGTACAATTAACATTACATCCCATAGTTATAACAATATCTACTTCTGGAATATCGACTAGTAACTTAGGGTGTTGTGTTTTTTCCATATCCATATCATATCGTTTTTTCATTATCCTAACAGCATCCTGATTTATTTGCGGTTTTACTTCTGTTCCTGCTGAATAGCTTTCAAATACATCAGAAGCAAACAATTTTGCTATTGCCTCTGCAATCTGGCTTCTACAAGAATTATGAACACATATAAATGCGACTCTTGGCATATTATTCATTTCTTTCAAATTGTTTAATATTAAATAAAAACAATAATAAGCAATTTCATCTCGCTTAAATCCCCTTCACAAAAAACACCTTGTTTCAATGATTCATCCATCTATTGTTAATATGATATTCTTAACTTCTTCTATCGTTAAAACCTTTCCAAAAGATACTACTTTCTCATCAATTACAAGCGCAGGTGTAGACATAATCCCATAGCTTGCTATTTCTGTAAAATCTGTGATATGTTCTATACTCATTTCCTGTCCTAATTCATCCAAGGCTTCTTTAACATTTTTCTCTAAAGTTGCACATTTAGCACAGCCAGAACCTAAGACTTTAATTCTTGAACCCTTATCTTTCTTTTCCAATCCTCTCTTCATACTCCCATCACCACATTGAACATTACAACAATTTTTCTCTTTTTTCTTAAATAATTTCATCACTTATTTCTCCTTTTATTCATAATTAAATTTTGAGACAACATCTAATAATGGATTTTCTTATCTAGGAACTGCCATCATCCATTTATCATCTAGATATTGATTTATAACTAAAATAATTTCTTTAACAAAATCTTCTTTCCCGTCCTACCTTAATTATAACCCCAAACATGTACATCCACCAACTGAGTGAATTGAATAGTTAAAACCACTTTTTAACATTTAATTAATCTCCATCGTTATATTAAAATGTACAATATTTCTCATATTAAACATATCTTCTACATTAATAGAAATGAAAATATATTAAACATAAAACCTACAGATATAATACCTACTGTTACTATTGCCACAAATACAATCATAAGTTTTCTCTTCACTGCCTTTGATAGCATAATCATTGATGGTAAAGATAATGTTGTAACAGCCATCATAAATGATAAAACAGTTCCAAGCCCTGCCCCTTTTAACAATAGACTTTCTGCTATAGGAATTGTTCCAAATATATCAGCATACATAGGTACACCAACTACTGTTGCAAGTGGAACAGAATAAAAATTATGATCACCTAGTATAGACTGTATCCAATGTTCGGGTATTACATTATGAATGACTGATCCAATAGCAACACCTACAAATATATATATTGATACTTTCTTAACTGTTTCTATGACTTGTTCTTTTGCAAAGTTTCGTCTATCTTTGACTGTTAAGCTCACAAAACCAACATCTACATTATCTGTCTGTTTAATAAAATCAGCCACTTGGTCATCCATACCAAGTTTTTCTATCAACCTTCCCCCAACAACAGATATAATCAAACCAGCTATAACATATAACACCGCCACTTTCCATCCGAATATGCTCATTAATAATATCAGCGCTCCTAGATCAACCATAGGTGAAGAAATCAGAAACGAGAATGTTACGCCTAAGGGTAAGCCTGCACTTGTAAATCCCATGAAGATAGGAATCGATGAACAACTACAAAACGGTGTAACTGTTCCAAGTAAAGCTCCTAATATATTTGCCCAAATACCATAAAATCTTCCTAATATCTTTTTTGTTTTTTCTGGTGGAAAATAACTTTGAATATATGAAATAATATAAATCAATACCGATAATAATATAAATATCTTAATACTATCATAAATAAAAAAATGCAACATCCCACCTATTTTTTCATCTATATTTAATCCAATGCTAGTTAATATTGATCCAATCAATTCATTTAACCATCGCATCCCAAGAATCTGGTCTTGAAAAAACAGCAAAATTTGACTCATAGCACCCTCCTTATATCGATATATTTCGATGTATAAAACAAATAAATTTCCACCTATTTAGTGGTGGTAATTTATACAACAGTTAACTTATTTACATATTTCATACTTTGAGCTGTTGTAAATATTCTATTGCAAACTGTATACCATCTTTAGATAAAGAATAATGAGACCATTTCCCATCTTTTCTAACATTTACAATTTTAGCGTCAGTTAACAGTTTCATATGGTGCGATAACGTAGATTGGCTAACATCTAATATATCTAACAATTTACATGCGCAATGTTCACCGGATTTCAAAATATCTAATATTCTTAAACGATTAGGATCGCAGAATGCTTTAAAAACCTTAGCATCTTGATTAAACTGTTTTTCCATCAAACCACCTCATATCTATCTTCTTCGATGTGATATTAACATACATATCGATATTCGTCAATATATTTGTAAAATATATCGTAATTATAGTGCTTGAAAGAAATGATATTATTCTTAGATTCATGCATATAAAAAGCAGATATCATTTAAGAAATCTGCTTCATTCTCACGAAATTCTCACAAGAAAATACATGACTTTACTTATTCTTCATATGAGGGAATAAAATTACCTCACGGATTGATTCTTGTCCAGTTAATAACATAACAAGTCTATCAATTCCCATACCCATTCCACCTGTTGGTGGTAATCCATATTCCAATGCTTCTACATAATCTAAATCCATTTCATTAGCTTCATCATTACCTAATTCTTTTTCTTTTAACTGATTAGCAAATCTTTCATACTGATCAATTGGATCATTTAATTCAGTAAATGCATTAGCATATTCATTACCACAGATAAATAATTCAAAACGTTGTGTAAAACGTGGATCATCTAAATTCTTCTTTGCAAGTGGTGAAATCTCAATTGGATGACCATAGACAAATGTCGGTTCAATAATTGTTTCTTCAACATATTTTTCAAAGAATTCATTGATAATATGACCATAGCCAAAATGAGGTTCTACCTCAATATGATGCTCTTCTGCTAATTTCTTAGCATCATCAAAGCTTAATTGATCAGCAAAATCAATTCCTGTTTTTTCTTTAATTGCATCTGTCATTGAAATACGTTTAAATCCTGGTGCTAAAGAAATCTTATTTCCCTTATATTCTAACTCATATGTACCACAAACTTCATTAGCTGCATTTGAAATAATTCCTTCAGTTAAATCCATCATCCCTTCAAGGTCACTAAAGGCTTTATAAACTTCAATTGTTGTAAATTCAGGATTATGTGTTCTATCCATTCCTTCATTTCTGAATAAACGTCCAATTTCATAAACCGCATCCATACCACCAACAATTAATCTCTTTAATCCTAATTCAGTTGCAATACGTAAATAAAAATTCATATCCAAAGCATTATGATGAGTAACAAAAGGTCTCGCACTGGCACCACCTAAAATTGGATTTAATACAGGTGTTTCTACCTCAACATAGCCTTGATTATCTAGATAATGTTGAATAGAACGGATTATTTTTGGTCTTGCAAAAGCAATTTTACGAGCTTCTTCATTCATGATTAAATCAACATATCTTCTTCTATAACGTTCTTCAACATCACTTAATCCATGATATTTTTCTGGTAAAGGACGTAAAGCCTTAGTTAAATGAGTATACTCTTCAACCTTAATAGAACATTCCCCTGTATTTGTCATAAATACGGTTCCTTTTACACCAACGATATCTCCAATATCACCTTTTTTGATAATTTCATAAACATCTTCACCGACTGCATCCTTACGTACATATAACTGGATTTGACCATCTCGATCTTGAATATGCATGAAGCACACTTTCCCTTTGCGACGCTTTGTCATAATTCTTCCAGCGACTTTAACCTCAACAGCCATTTCTTCTAATTCTTCATGCGTCTTATCACCGTAAGTTTCCTTAATTTCTTTTGAATATGCAGTAACATCAAACCGTTGTCCAAAAGGATCAATTCCCTTATCTACTAGCTCTTGTAATTTTTCACGGCGAACTAACTCTTGTTCGCTAAACTTTCTTTCTTCCATTTTTTCCTCCTAAAATATAAAAAACTCTCATCCGCTAAAGGGACGAGAGTATCGTGGTACCACCCTAATTCG encodes:
- a CDS encoding Crp/Fnr family transcriptional regulator; protein product: MKKLQILKQCSLFKGIDPAEIEKLLNCLKSHEKTYQKNETIIRQGDIIHEIGLVLDGQAHIYHIDFWGNKTIISEIKASEFFLESYACALQQEIDLNVVATEITTILFLDISHLIRSCQHSCSFHHKIIQNLLSIVSNKNVLLTQKIHHLTRRTTQEKILSYLNSQALKNNSLTFEIPFNRQQLADYLAVERSALSSELSKLQKNGIIAYKKNTFQLKKS
- a CDS encoding YdcF family protein yields the protein MMPYILILVILTLLWLGAFWRIKRKQNINLLAGFLFFMFLSTFASFLVMLGINYSNRLVYLLVGVIFLFALFVLLFGVYILIAFLLINSVIILRKERFSLSHILTLLVAVGIILLITLSSFLGRINPPLPIMALWSGLIVMILFLTFHIFLFIETLILTNLFHPRKNLNYIIVLGSGLINGNVSPLLAKRIQAALKFAKKQEKKKGFAPYLLMSGGQGSDETRAEALAMKEYAIEQGYSEELIITEEKSKNTLENMQFSKAVMEEKSHGENYKCAYASSSYHLMRAGIYARQVGLIMSGLGGKTAFYYLANAVLREYIAYLAMNKKLYLVVLGSIFMFGTLMYILFSALIG
- a CDS encoding aldo/keto reductase, yielding MRKTRILGQGLEVSAIGLGCMGMDHAYGAPADREEMIKLIRHAVTLGCNFFDTAVVYGEANEVLLGKALEIFPRDEVIIATKFGIYGQEIVDGKPQNILNSKPDSIREQLEGSLKRLGVDYIDLYYQHRVDPEVEPEIVASVMKELIAKGKIKHWGLSNAPLDYLKRAHAVCPVTCIENQYSMVFRQPEKEVFKVCEELNVGFVAYSPLGNGFLSGKYTLATKYAEGDFRNNMGRFNPEVMKRNQALLDLVQEIAERKNATSAQIVLAWEINQKDWIVPIPGTTKIHRLEENLGAMEVELTEQEMAAINQALDNLDIDETHF
- the hcp gene encoding hydroxylamine reductase, giving the protein MMENKMFCYQCQETVGNQGCSQVGVCGKTPETAGLQDLLIDVTKGLAEVINEVRCKGKEINNVYDDQVSENLFITITNANFDDQMIIEAVRKTLTLKKELLLQLDDQAVLSNRALWMEMEIEAIEKRMQMVGVLETADEDIRSLKQLITYGLKGMAAYNKHAHALGFRKDEIDRFIETTLVKIETSTMSLNDYVALTMETGKYGVQVMELLDQANTSTYGNPEITEVNIGVRNNPGILVSGHDLKDLEMLLEQTKDTGIDVYTHSEMLPAHYYPFFKKYPNFVGNYGNAWWKQREEFKAFNGPVLLTTNCLVPPLASYQERVYTTGAVGFEGCVHIDKDEHGYKDFSQIIEHAKKCLAPTQIETGKIVGGFAHHQVLALADQIVTAVKNGDIKKFVVMAGCDGRHPTRQYYTDFAQSLPTDSVILTAGCAKYRYNKLDLGTINGIPRVLDAGQCNDSYSLAMIALKLKEVFALEDINELPVIYNIAWYEQKAVIVLLALLSLGVKNIHLGPTLPAFLSPNIVDFLVDNFQISGIQSVQEDLNLFFPQTKKEDKFHRDMLVGSIIGMDPQAAQILSDSGMGCLGCPASQSETLADACLVHGLDVEEILKQLNQ
- a CDS encoding MmcQ/YjbR family DNA-binding protein, whose amino-acid sequence is MKYEWIDSYLLAKAGISKNLQTEWNWIRYVIDGKMCVAVCLDEQDNPYYITLKLRPENGMDLQEQHEDIIPGYYMNKKHWNSIKVNGSISDQLLKDMLDEAYELVLSSFSKKRQLEILSL
- a CDS encoding hemerythrin domain-containing protein gives rise to the protein MTNNIIKDLEADHQKILAFVNELEQRLIEFMEANIFDYEQMKRDILFIREFADKEHHQREEKILFRYMIEYLGKVAENLVRHGMIVEHDLARLYVKQWDEALQRYHRNHLLIDKLTIISNGHAYCMLLRRHIEKEDTVVYPFAKKHLSEEIFAEMIKENQNY